The Cucurbita pepo subsp. pepo cultivar mu-cu-16 chromosome LG18, ASM280686v2, whole genome shotgun sequence nucleotide sequence taattcAAGCTCGcttatatttcatataattcAAGTTCTGTATTAACTTAGCAATGAAACAATCTAGATTTTTGTAAGTTCtttgtataattttatgtgagatcccacattggttggagagaggagaacgaaacattccttataagggtgtggaaacatctccctaacaaacgcactttaaaactgtgaggctaaagacaatacgtaatgagccaaaacaaacaatatctactagtagtgggattaagatgttacaaatggtaccaaagtcagacaccgagtgatgtgccaacgaggacgctagacccctaaggggggtagattgtgagatcccacatcgagtGGATTGTGTAACAAGAGCCTCTACCACTAGGTCTAAGATgcattcaaaagaaaatcatggACCAAGAGAAAATCTCGAAGTATGACCGTGACACATATCAAGATAAGAGGCACATTTAGCTAATTGATTGCATTCATATAGCTTAGAGTTGTAAGATGAACTAATGTTTGATATGCAAGTTCACTCATATTGACCTAGTAGTTAGCAGTAATGATGGAACCTCTTTTCGTGGCTGTTTCTTTGAGGCTGGATATCCATTTAGTTGGCATAGAAGATGGATGGTCCAAGAGCCTTCGATTGAAAATACCACTTCCTGAAAATCAaagtaattttattgaaagagaaatatatatatatatatagagagagagagagatagaaacTAAGTTGAAAGTGCAGCAACATATGTAGAGAGTACGAGGGCTGCCATAGAAAGACATTTAAAGACTCGAGGTCCAGTAAATTACAAGATTCGAACCAGAATTGATCCAGAATCAATGGAACACATGATAAAGGCAGCAAGGAACAGCCTCCATCTTTCTTTCCGtttgaaagaacaaaagggCAACCGAAGCAGTAACCAATTACTACCTGCTGCCACACGCAGATTGAGAAAATCTGTTTACTCAACCATCCTCAAAGCAtgagaatcaaaagaaaaccaCATACATCAAGAGTATCAAGGTGCATTATCTGGAGTTGTCTGTCTCTGTACGCGCTCATGGCGCCTCAACGGGCCTGATCCATCATCTGATGTGTCATTATCTTCATCTCTGGAAGATGAACCTATTTCTCCATCATAACTCTCGCCCCATAGTCTGGTTGTTCTCCTCCTAAAACTTGGTTGGCCTCTAGCTCTAGATACATTAGACCAACTGCTGCTTCTTCTACTGGATTCAGGTCTAAAAACTCGAATCAGGAAGAAAACTGTGAGCCAACCACCATCATCAATGGGTAAAATACTATCATCAACCCTATCCTCTCCAAATGATGATTGTAGTGTGCTCAGAAGGTCTCCCAGGTCCCTCTGCCGCTCGAGTCGTCGCCAGTTATGCTGTCGTTCAGGGTCTACTTCTGATGGACGCACAAGAGGATGCTCCTTCCTTGCGTGCTTCCTAAGATCTGTATAGGGTCCACTGAAGTTACATGTCTCACAGGAACAACTTCTTGGTTTTGCATTCATGAACTGACGAGCATGCTCGTCAACAACCCACTTTTTTATCCTCCCTCGGCACAAAGGGCATACCAACTTTGGCTGCATCTGATTTTCACAAGATGAAGGGTGCACAGGAAGCTGAATCCCCTCAGTCTGTTCATCTGGTGTATCATCAACCACGGGCTCAGATTCCAATGTCGGCGAAGAGTTTACTGTTGGGAGCGAAGAATTTACCGTTGGGAGCTCCACGTCTTCCTGCACTGGCATTATACTTGAAGTTTCTGAAAACAACTTGCAGAATTGATCTAGACAATTTGAGTGGCGTCGACTAGTATCACACATGTAAGGACGGCAACCCTTTTCATGGGATGAACATATGAGTAAAACTGCATTATGAGGATGTTCCATGCACACAGGGCATCTGACTTCTTCCCACTCCCTCAAATTATCCTCACTTCCCAAGGGTAGTTTAGGTGAAGATCGTCTAGCATGACTCGAGCTGCAACTGAATGGAGATGCTCTATACCTATCATGAGATGCAGAACGATCTCTTCTCTCCTTCGGCATGATGATTCTTCTAGAACAGAAAAAAGCGCCCTAAAGTGCTGAGCAATCCTAACCAGGCAAttgcagaaaaaaaaaactgtaagAGATCAATTTTAACATAAGATTTTACACCCTTTTTCATGATACTAAATAAGATGTAGTCTACGTTTGTGCCCCATGTTCTATGTTGTGTTATCATATGACTAAAAACACAATGCAGAAAATTTGGACAAGGGCATTaggaaaagaaggaaactCCTAATTATGCCATTAAATGACTAGCTCATTGCTTCTTAAAGTATAACAAGGAGATTAGAGTGGCAATAAGACAATGAAAAAGCAGATTCCACAAGAACATGTCTCATGGGAGGAGCAGCTAAGCTGTTTATCAACTCAAGAAATCATATCTTCAAAACACGGGGAAAACATGGAACAACAATTATAGAATTGGTTGAAATAACAAAACGGACTCAACAAAATTCCACATAGAAGACTACATCAATAGAAGTCGTTTTCAAGATACAAAATTGGATTTCAAGATATGAATCCATTGTCTTGCTAATTTTCCTGAAGAAATCATGGCTCGAAGCTTCAACATTAGCAGTAGTATGtgaaaatttgttaatgaaTGTACGGATTTCtgtattatttagatttatatgACAGCCACAGTTCAGAAATGGCTGAAACCAAATGCTAAGTAACTGCAGATATAAATGATTTAGTACTCCAATTCCTTCTTCATATGAGATAAAaccttttttcttaaataaagaCAGCATGGGACTAGTGCGATTGAAAGCGTGAAATCAATCGTAAAAGCAAACTACATACTCATATTTTTCAATACAATCACCCTTGTTCTCAGTCattacaacaacaagaacataCAGTTGCAAGTAATATTTCGAACAGAGCATTTCTCATTTCCAGAAAGAAAAGTCGATATAaactcaaaacaaaataaatttcataacaCCAAACCAACAATCGACACAATCCAATCTCCATCCCAAGCCAAAACACCAGCTTAAGATATATGCAATTTCACAGCCATAAGTCCTAAAGCTCGTCTGAAGTCCACTTAAACCATCAACACACCCCCTCCCCCCAAACCCACAAATTCTGAGGGGGAAAAAGGATCATCGGGGGAAAAATCAAAGGGAAATGAATCGATTATGGAAAGATCCGCTGAGAGCCCCAAGAAACAAGAATCGGGAGAGCAGGGTTTGGAGAGGGTAAGAGCAGAGAATTACCAAAGAGAAGGAATTAAAGAAATGGAATCCTCAGAAGTTGTCAGTGAAGAGATAATAATCTTATCGATTGGGGAACAAGGAAGACGATGAATTGCTCAGACAATCGAAGCTCGATCTAGGGCAGCTTCAGCAACAGCGAGAAAGAAAGGACAAAGAAATTCCCCGGCGCTATATATAAACAATTGCCTGCTTACATGGAACCGACGTGGATCATCCCAGTTCGCTTATGAAGacttttactttaattttttttttttatatatttaatttcttttttttttcttttaaatcttaatttgatATCCTAAATTTCTGTTTTTGACCCTCtaagtaataatataatatctattcttaaactttaattttttttttttttataaaattaatatttttaaacaaaaatatgaaataaaaaggaaaaaatatcaCGAGGCCCTGATAGGAATAAGTCATGAATAGTGAGAGCACGGTCGAACCAtgtcaattaattaatatagaaTAAGATCCAATTAGATTGACCAAACGGTTGGTTTAAccgaaaattaattaagaattttatggatcgttagctaattaaacgtataaaatatggaaatatatgaaataaaaagattatgtttgaatgattttgggaattaaaaataaaaaaagccaAGATTGAGTCATGTCTAATCATGGTTTTATATTCTATGAAGTATTACAACTTAAAAATGGCTTTTCGTTCCTTGTAGAATTGAGGTTTTTTAGCCGCCCCTTCACGCACCTAATGGAATTTATAAACTATACCAATTATAATATTGGCTTTTGGCTTCTTGCTCGCATAAGGATTTTGCCATGGGCGAGAGCCAGCATTGCTCGTGTAACAACTCGTGTTCGAGACTATCACTAGTTGATATTGTATGTTATAGTCCGTTAtatatttgtgagatcctatatcggttgggaagaggaacgaaatattttttagatgggtgtggaaacctgctagatatatttgtgagatcctatatcggttgggaagaggaacgaaatattttttagatgggtgtggaaacctcccctagcagacacgttttaaaatcttgagaagaagc carries:
- the LOC111779852 gene encoding uncharacterized protein LOC111779852 → MPKERRDRSASHDRYRASPFSCSSSHARRSSPKLPLGSEDNLREWEEVRCPVCMEHPHNAVLLICSSHEKGCRPYMCDTSRRHSNCLDQFCKLFSETSSIMPVQEDVELPTVNSSLPTVNSSPTLESEPVVDDTPDEQTEGIQLPVHPSSCENQMQPKLVCPLCRGRIKKWVVDEHARQFMNAKPRSCSCETCNFSGPYTDLRKHARKEHPLVRPSEVDPERQHNWRRLERQRDLGDLLSTLQSSFGEDRVDDSILPIDDGGWLTVFFLIRVFRPESSRRSSSWSNVSRARGQPSFRRRTTRLWGESYDGEIGSSSRDEDNDTSDDGSGPLRRHERVQRQTTPDNAP